GCGGCGCTTCTTGTCGTCCTCGCGGTGCTTGTCCGCCTCCTTGACCATGCGGTCGATGTCGGCGTCCGACAGGCCGCCCGACGCCTGGATGCGGATCTGCTGTTCCTTGCCGGTGGCCTTGTCCTTGGCCGACACGTTGACGATGCCGTTGGCATCGATGTCGAAGGTGACTTCCACCTGCGGCACGCCGCGCGGCGCCGGCGGGATGCCCACCAGGTCGAACTGGCCCAGCAGCTTGTTGTCGGCCGCCATCTCGCGTTCGCCCTGGAAGACCCGGATGGTCACCGCCGACTGGTTGTCCTCGGCGGTCGAGAAGACCTGGCTCTTGCGGGTGGGGATGGTGGTGTTGCGGTCGATCAGGCGGGTGAAGACGCCGCCCAGGGTCTCGATGCCGAGCGAAAGCGGCGTGACGTCCAGCAAAAGGACGTCCTTGACCTCGCCCTTCAGCACCGCGCCCTGGATCGCGGCGCCGATGGCGACCACCTCGTCCGGGTTGACGCCCTTGTGGGGTTCGCGGCCGAAGAATTCCTTCACCGTCTGCACCACCTTGGGCATGCGGGTCATGCCGCCCACCAGGATCACCTCGTCGATCTGGCCGGCCGTGATGCCGGCGTCCTTGAGGGCCTGCTGGCAGGGCTTGATGGTGCGCTGGAGCAGGTCGTCGACCAGAGCCTCCAGCTTGGCGCGGGTGAGCTTGATGTTGAGGTGCTTGGGGCCCGAGGCGTCGGCGGTGATGAAGGGCAGGTTGACCTCGGTCTGCACGGCGGACGACAGTTCGATCTTGGCCTTCTCGCCTTCTTCCTTCAAGCGCTGCAGGGCCAAGCGGTCGTTGCGCAGGTCGATGCCGTGGTCCTTCTTGAACTCGTCGGCCAGGTAGTCGACGATGCGCTTGTCGAAGTCCTCGCCGCCCAGGAAGGTGTCGCCGTTGGTCGACTTCACCTCGAAGACGCCGTCGCCGATCTCCAGTACCGAGATATCGAAGGTGCCGCCGCCTAAGTCGTAGACGGCGATGGTGCCGGTTTCCTTCTTGTCCAGGCCATAGGCGAGCGCCGCCGCGGTGGGCTCGTTGATGATGCGCAGCACCTCCAGGCCGGCGATCTTGCCGGCGTCCTTGGTGGCCTGGCGCTGGGAATCGTTGAAGTAGGCCGGCACGGTGATGACCGCCTGGGTGACCTTTTCGCCCAGGAAGCTTTCGGCGGTTTCCTTCATCTTCTGCAGGATGAAGGCGGAAACCTGCGACGGGCTGTACTTCTTGCCGTCCGCCTCGACCCAGGCGTCGCCGTTGTCGCCGCGCACGATATGGTAGGGCACCAGCCCCATGTCCTTCTTGGTCAGCGGATCGTCGAAGCGACGGCCGATCAGGCGCTTGATGGCGAACAGCGTGCGTTCGGGATTGGTCACCGCCTGCCGTTTGGCGGGCTGGCCGGCCAAGCGCTCGCCCGAGTCGGTGAAGGCGATGATGGACGGCGTGGTCCGTTGGCCTTCGGCGTTCTCGATGACCTTGGTGTCGCGGCCTTCCATGATGGCCACGCAGGAGTTGGTCGTCCCGAGGTCGATCCCGATAACCTTGCTCATGACATCCCTGTTCCTTCTCTCGGCAAATTCCGGACTGGCGCCCTAGCGCGGAGCCTGGCGTTATATAAGCCTGTGATTCGGGGTCCGCAACGGGGCTGGACGCTAAAGGCGCAAGACCGCGTGGCGGGCTTCGACGACGGCGCGGAAGCCGGGCTCGGTCCGCGCCCAGTCCAGGAGATCGACGCGAAACGGCAGGTCGGATTCGTCGAAGGCCTCGTCCAAGGTCTCGAGCAGGACCGGGGCCAGGGGCTCCTCGCCCAGAATGGCCAGGTCGAGGTCGGCGTAAGGCTTGGCCCCGGATGCGGCTCGCGAGCCGAAGACCCAGACCTCGCGGCCCGGCAGATGGCGGCGCAAGATGTCGCGCACCAATTCCAGATGGTCGGGGCGGAGGTCAATCATCGATGGCCCCCAGACGGTTCAGGAGATGCCGGGCGTCTTCCGCGAAGCGGTCCAGGATGCCGGCGACGAGTTGGGCTTCCCGGGCGTTGTAGGTGTGGCTGGTCAGGTTGCGTTTGGCCAGATAATCGAACCAGGATTCCACGTCCCGCACCAGACCCCGCTCGCCCCCGATCCAGAACAGCCGGCGCTTGCTGTAGCCATCCACCTCACCGGCATCGGCCAGATCCATTTCCAGACGCCGCTTGAGAAGCTTCCAGCAAAGCTCGAAGCTGTACTCGAAACGCTGGATGCGGGCGTCGCGCAATTCTTCGTCTCCGGGGGCCCCGCGAAAGCGCACCAAGCCCCGGTCCAAACTGGCCAAAGCTTTTTCCAGGGGTTCGAGGTACAAGGTCATGCCTTTCCTTATAGCAGATTTCCGCCATGATCGTCTCCGCCAGCTACAGGACCGACATCCCGGCCTTCTACGGCCCCTGGCTGATGAAGCGACTGCAGGCCGGCTTCTGCCGAACCGCCAGCCCTTACGGCGGTCCGCCCGCCACCGTCGACCTGAGCCCGGCCGCGGTGGACGGCTTCGTCTTCTGGACTCGCAACCTGGGGCCCTTCTTGCCCAACTTGGCGGCTATTCGCGCCGCTTGGCCCTTCGTCGTCCAGTATACGATTACCGGCTATCCGCGGGCGCTGGATGCCGCCACCATCGATCCCGATGCCGCCGTCGCCCACCTGCACGATGTCGCCCGTGCCTTCGGGCCCAGGGCTGGCGTCTGGCGCTACGACCCCATCGTCTTCACCTCCCTGACGCCGCCCGAATGGCATCGCGCCACCTTCGCCCGCCTGGCCGGGAAATTGGGGGGCGCGGTCGACGAGGTGGTCGTCTCGGTCGCCCAGATCTATCGCAAGACGGCACGCAACCTGGGGGCGGCGGCCAAGGTCCACGGTTTCGAGTGGTGGGACCCGCCCGCCGGGGAGAAGCAGGCCTTGCTGCGGGACTTGGCGGGCATCGCGGCGGAAGAAGGCCTTCGGCTCGCCGTCTGCGCCCAGCCCGACCTGCTGGCCGAAGGAGTCGGGGCGGCAGCCTGCATCGATCTTCGCCGCCTGAGCGATCTGGCCGGCCGCGATCTGGCAGTACCGCGCAAGCCCCATCGGCCCGACTGCGGCTGTTGGGCCTCGCGGGACATCGGTTCCTACGACAGTTGCCCGCAAGGCTGCGCCTACTGCTACGCGGTCGGCGGCCGTGCCGCCGCCAAGACGCGCCTCGCCGCTCACGATCCGGATGGGGAGTTTTGCGGATGACAGGCGTAGAGACTCCGTTAACCATTCGGGTCTATGCTCGCCCCCATGACCGAAGCGCCGACCCTCAATCCCCAGGCCTTGACGGCCCAACTGGCCCGCGACGGAAGCAGCCTGAAAACGGCGCGCGAGGCCCGGAGCCGGGCCGCCGTGACCCAGTCCGATGATTCTCCGGCCTTGCGCGGCGCGCTGGGGCGGCTGGACCGGGTCTTGCGAGGAGGCGCGCCGCCGCGCACCGACGTTCCCCGCGGCTACTATGTGAACATCCAGGTATGAAGTACGTCGCCCTTGCGATCGCCGCCCTGCTGACCGCCGGCTTGCCGGCGACGGCGGCCGACCTGCGCGTACGCATCGTCGATCTGCGCTCGACGGAAGGCGAGGTGCACATCGCCCTTTACGACTCGGCGGCCCGCTTCCCTAAACCCGACGGCCTCAAGGAAGACACGGTCCTGAAGGCCGATGGCGGCGGCGTGACCGCCGTGTTCCGCGATCTGTCCCCCGGCGTCTATGCGGCCGCCACCTATCACGACGAGAACGGCAACGGGCAGTTCGACCAGGGAATGCTGGGCCTGCCGCTCGAAGGCTACGCCTTCAGCAACGACGTCCAGCCGATCCTCGCGGCCCCCGATTTCCGTTCGGCCTCGGTGCCGCTGCCCGAACAGGGCACGGAAATCGTCATCCGCATGCGCTACTGACGCATACCTCCCAGCAAAAATACCGCCTTTTTTTCGACCTCGAACGGCGTCATATTGGATACGGGGCTGACATGGGGGCATGGCATGGGTGACTATGATCTTTCGGGACTGAAGGTGCTTCTGGTCGAGAAGCACGCCTATATGCGCCGGATCATCCACGATATCCTGAAGACCTTCGGCATCACCGCGGTGCGCGAGGCGAGCAGCCATGACGCCGCCTACGCGATGTTCAAGGATCAGCCGCCCGATCTGGTGCTGACCGACTGGTCGCCCGGCCTGGACGGCCTGCGGCTGGTGCGCCTGATCCGCACCGATCTGGTCTCGCCCGACCCCTACGTGCCGATCATCGTGGTGACCGCCAATACGGAGATTCGCCACGTCATCGCCGCTCGCGATGCCGGGATGACCGAGTACCTGGCCAAGCCGATCACCGCCAAGTTCCTTTATGCCCGTATCCGCTCGATCATCGAGCGGCAGCGCGTCTTCATCCGTTCGCAGGAATTCTTCGGGCCCGATCGGCGGCGGCGGCGTGCCGACCACGGGGGCCCCGAGCGCCGGTCCCATCGTAACGTGGCGGGCATGGAACGCCGCCAGCGGGAGCTTCCCCACCCAGGTTCCGAGCGCCGCCAGGGCTATCCGGGCTACCGGCCGCCGGACTGGCGGGAGGATGGCCGCGGCCAGAGTCCGGCGAGGGATTGGTAGCGGCTTCCTAATCAAGTCCCATCAGGGCGCGGGCGAAGGCGCGGGCCTCGAAGGGCCGCAGATCGTCGGCCCCTTCCCCGACGCCGACCGCATGGACGGGCAGTCCGAACTTATCGGCCAGGGCGACCACCACACCGCCCTTGGCCGAACCGTCCAGCTTGGTCATCACCAGCCCGGTGACCTGCACCATGTCGCGGAAGGCTTCGACCTGACTGTGGGCGTTCTGGCCTACCGTAGCGTCCAGCACCAGCAAGGTGTCGTGGGGAATGCCGTCGTCGATCTTCTTCAGCACCCGGACGACTTTCTTCAGTTCGTCCATCAGGCCGGCCTTGTTCTGCAGGCGCCCGGCGGTGTCGATCAGCAGCACCTCGATGCCTTCCGCCTTGGCCCGCTGGAAAGCGTCGAATGCCAGCCCGGCGGCATCGGCGCCGGTTTCGCGGGACAGCACCGGGCAGCCGGTCCGTTCGCCCCAGATCTTCAGTTGTTCGACGGCGGCGGCGCGGAAGGTGTCGCCGGCCACCAGCATCACGCTACGCCCTTCGTCTTTGAACTGCTTGGCCAGCTTGCCGATGGTGGTGGTCTTGCCGCTGCCGTTCACTCCGCAGACCAGCACCACCTGGGGTTTGCGCGTGGGATCGATGGTCAGCGGTCGGGCGACGGGGGCGAGCAGGATTTCCGCCTCGCCGGCCAGGGCCTCCAGAACCTCCAGGGTATCCACCTCGCGCTCGAAGCGGCTGCGGGCCAAGCCTTTCACCAGGCTGGCCGCCGTCGCCACGCCCAGGTCGGCGCCGATCAACAACTCCTCCAATTCGTCCAGGGCGGTCTGATCCAGGCGCCGCTTGGTGAAGACCCCGGCGATGCCCCCGGCCAGCTTGGACGAGGTCTTGCCCAGCCCCGACTTCAGACGCGAGAACCAACCGTTCATGCCGCCTCCGCGATCAGTTCGCCGTCGGCGGTTCCGGCCAGGCGCACCCGCGCCAGGCGGCCCGCGGCCAAACCGGAGGGCAGGCGCACGGTCGCATACCAGGGGCAGCGGCCGATCCCTTCTTCTTCCACCAGGACCTCGACGGTTTCGCCGACCCGCCCGGCCAACCAGCGGGCCAATCGGGCCTCGCCGGCGGCGCGCAGACGGGCCGCGCGTTCCTTGCGCACCGCTTTCGGCACCTGGGGCATGCGAGCGGCCGGCGTGCCCTCGCGGGCGGAAAAGGGAAAGACGTGCAGGAACTGTAGGCCGAATTCCTCGACGAAGGCGAGGGTATTGGCGAACATGGCTTCGTCTTCGGTGGGGAAGCCGGCGATCAGGTCGGCGCCCAAGGAGACGTCGGGCCGGGCGGCGCGCGCCCGGCACACGGCCTCGGCCGCCTGGCTGCGGGTATGGCGGCGCTTCATGCGCTTGAGCACCAGATCGTCGCAAGCCTGCAGGCTCAGGTGCAGGTGGGGCATGAAGCGAGGTTCCTCGGCCAGCAGGCGGAAGATCTCCGGGTCCAGGGCCGCCGGGTCCTGGGAGGTGAGCCGCAGCCGCGCCAGGCCGGGAACCCGTTCCAGGATCAAGCGGGCCAGCCCGCCCAGGCTGGGCAGGCCGGACCGGTCCGTCCCAAAGGACGAGGCGTCGACCCCGGTGAGCGCGATTTCCAGATAGCCGTTTTCCACCAGGGTCCGCGCCTGGGCGACGATGGCCTCGGGCTCCAGGCTGCGGTTGGGGCCGCGGGCAAACGGCACGACGCAGAAGGTGCAGCGATGATCGCAGCCCTGCTGCACCTGGACGAAAGCCCGTGAGCGGCCCTCGAAGCCGGCGATCAGCGGGGCCTCGGTTTCGTTCCCCCGCATGATGTCGGAAACGGCTATCTCGCCGTCGCCGCGCAACAAGCCGGCGTCCAGCTTTTCCGCGTTGCCGAGCACCCGGTCGACTTCCGGCATTTCGGCGAAACGCTCGGGATGAAGCTGGGCGGCGCAGCCGGTAACCAGGATGCGGACGCCCGGCCGTTCGCGGCGCAGGCGGCGGATGCATTGGCGGGCCTGGCGCTCGGCCTCGGCGGTCACCGCGCAGGTGTTGACGATCACCGTGTCGGCCAAGCCCTCGCCCAACTGGCGCATGACCTCGGATTCGAAGGTGTTGAGCCGGCAGCCCAGGGTGACGATCTCGGGGCCGGTCATGGCGAAGCGTCCTCTTTGGCCCGGAGGCGCTCGATCATCGACGATACCGCGGCGGCAAGGGGAGGGAGATCCCTTTTGACGGTTGTCCAAATTTCGTGATCGATTACCTGGGTGTAAGCATGGCGCAGAACGTTGCCGATATCGGCTACGCCGCGCCAGTCGATTTCCGGGCGGGTCTCCTTGAATTCGTGGGGAATATGGCGCGAGGCTTCGGACAAGCGCTCCATATTGCGTTCGACGGCATCCCGGACGAGACGGTTGGCGCGGTAGGCGCCCAGATCCAGGCCTGTCACGAAGCCTTCGATGGCCGAGATGGCATCGAGGATGTGTTCCAACCGTTCGAGAGCCCGCAAGCGGTCCATCAGAAGACTTCCACCCGTTCCGAAGCCACCCGGTTGCGGAATCCCGGCGCGAGGTGGGCGGCTACGACGACATCCGTTTCCTTGCCGAGGATATCGCGAAGAAACACCCGAAGGCTGGCGTGGTCCACCAGGGAAAAATCCGAGGGATCGGCGATATCCACGACCACGTCGATATCGCTTTCCGGCTTGCTGTCCCCGCGCGCCGCCGATCCGAAGAGTCCGAGGTGGGTTACCCCCCTGGCCATGAGCGGCCCCTGGTGGCGCCTGAGAATTTCGACGATGGCCTCGCAGGTCATGGCAGCAGGCTTTCGTCCAGCTCGCCCCGGTAGGCGACCGCAGCCGGGCCGGTCATCAGCACGTGGCCGTCGGGCAGCCATTCGATGGCCAGGGTCCCGCCGTCCAGCACCACGTCG
The Magnetospirillum sp. WYHS-4 DNA segment above includes these coding regions:
- the dnaK gene encoding molecular chaperone DnaK; the encoded protein is MSKVIGIDLGTTNSCVAIMEGRDTKVIENAEGQRTTPSIIAFTDSGERLAGQPAKRQAVTNPERTLFAIKRLIGRRFDDPLTKKDMGLVPYHIVRGDNGDAWVEADGKKYSPSQVSAFILQKMKETAESFLGEKVTQAVITVPAYFNDSQRQATKDAGKIAGLEVLRIINEPTAAALAYGLDKKETGTIAVYDLGGGTFDISVLEIGDGVFEVKSTNGDTFLGGEDFDKRIVDYLADEFKKDHGIDLRNDRLALQRLKEEGEKAKIELSSAVQTEVNLPFITADASGPKHLNIKLTRAKLEALVDDLLQRTIKPCQQALKDAGITAGQIDEVILVGGMTRMPKVVQTVKEFFGREPHKGVNPDEVVAIGAAIQGAVLKGEVKDVLLLDVTPLSLGIETLGGVFTRLIDRNTTIPTRKSQVFSTAEDNQSAVTIRVFQGEREMAADNKLLGQFDLVGIPPAPRGVPQVEVTFDIDANGIVNVSAKDKATGKEQQIRIQASGGLSDADIDRMVKEADKHREDDKKRRDVVEARNHAEALVHTSERNLKEYGDKVGTAEKAAIEEAIKALREVMDKEDAEEIKARTETLGQAAMKLGEAMYKATQAEGAAPEAGPQAGGNEAAGDSKVVDADFEEVDPNKDKKR
- a CDS encoding nucleotidyltransferase domain-containing protein — encoded protein: MIDLRPDHLELVRDILRRHLPGREVWVFGSRAASGAKPYADLDLAILGEEPLAPVLLETLDEAFDESDLPFRVDLLDWARTEPGFRAVVEARHAVLRL
- a CDS encoding nucleotidyltransferase substrate binding protein; this encodes MTLYLEPLEKALASLDRGLVRFRGAPGDEELRDARIQRFEYSFELCWKLLKRRLEMDLADAGEVDGYSKRRLFWIGGERGLVRDVESWFDYLAKRNLTSHTYNAREAQLVAGILDRFAEDARHLLNRLGAIDD
- a CDS encoding DUF1848 domain-containing protein; amino-acid sequence: MIVSASYRTDIPAFYGPWLMKRLQAGFCRTASPYGGPPATVDLSPAAVDGFVFWTRNLGPFLPNLAAIRAAWPFVVQYTITGYPRALDAATIDPDAAVAHLHDVARAFGPRAGVWRYDPIVFTSLTPPEWHRATFARLAGKLGGAVDEVVVSVAQIYRKTARNLGAAAKVHGFEWWDPPAGEKQALLRDLAGIAAEEGLRLAVCAQPDLLAEGVGAAACIDLRRLSDLAGRDLAVPRKPHRPDCGCWASRDIGSYDSCPQGCAYCYAVGGRAAAKTRLAAHDPDGEFCG
- a CDS encoding DUF2141 domain-containing protein — translated: MKYVALAIAALLTAGLPATAADLRVRIVDLRSTEGEVHIALYDSAARFPKPDGLKEDTVLKADGGGVTAVFRDLSPGVYAAATYHDENGNGQFDQGMLGLPLEGYAFSNDVQPILAAPDFRSASVPLPEQGTEIVIRMRY
- a CDS encoding response regulator → MGDYDLSGLKVLLVEKHAYMRRIIHDILKTFGITAVREASSHDAAYAMFKDQPPDLVLTDWSPGLDGLRLVRLIRTDLVSPDPYVPIIVVTANTEIRHVIAARDAGMTEYLAKPITAKFLYARIRSIIERQRVFIRSQEFFGPDRRRRRADHGGPERRSHRNVAGMERRQRELPHPGSERRQGYPGYRPPDWREDGRGQSPARDW
- the ftsY gene encoding signal recognition particle-docking protein FtsY codes for the protein MNGWFSRLKSGLGKTSSKLAGGIAGVFTKRRLDQTALDELEELLIGADLGVATAASLVKGLARSRFEREVDTLEVLEALAGEAEILLAPVARPLTIDPTRKPQVVLVCGVNGSGKTTTIGKLAKQFKDEGRSVMLVAGDTFRAAAVEQLKIWGERTGCPVLSRETGADAAGLAFDAFQRAKAEGIEVLLIDTAGRLQNKAGLMDELKKVVRVLKKIDDGIPHDTLLVLDATVGQNAHSQVEAFRDMVQVTGLVMTKLDGSAKGGVVVALADKFGLPVHAVGVGEGADDLRPFEARAFARALMGLD
- the mtaB gene encoding tRNA (N(6)-L-threonylcarbamoyladenosine(37)-C(2))-methylthiotransferase MtaB, whose amino-acid sequence is MTGPEIVTLGCRLNTFESEVMRQLGEGLADTVIVNTCAVTAEAERQARQCIRRLRRERPGVRILVTGCAAQLHPERFAEMPEVDRVLGNAEKLDAGLLRGDGEIAVSDIMRGNETEAPLIAGFEGRSRAFVQVQQGCDHRCTFCVVPFARGPNRSLEPEAIVAQARTLVENGYLEIALTGVDASSFGTDRSGLPSLGGLARLILERVPGLARLRLTSQDPAALDPEIFRLLAEEPRFMPHLHLSLQACDDLVLKRMKRRHTRSQAAEAVCRARAARPDVSLGADLIAGFPTEDEAMFANTLAFVEEFGLQFLHVFPFSAREGTPAARMPQVPKAVRKERAARLRAAGEARLARWLAGRVGETVEVLVEEEGIGRCPWYATVRLPSGLAAGRLARVRLAGTADGELIAEAA
- a CDS encoding DUF86 domain-containing protein gives rise to the protein MDRLRALERLEHILDAISAIEGFVTGLDLGAYRANRLVRDAVERNMERLSEASRHIPHEFKETRPEIDWRGVADIGNVLRHAYTQVIDHEIWTTVKRDLPPLAAAVSSMIERLRAKEDASP
- a CDS encoding nucleotidyltransferase domain-containing protein, with the translated sequence MTCEAIVEILRRHQGPLMARGVTHLGLFGSAARGDSKPESDIDVVVDIADPSDFSLVDHASLRVFLRDILGKETDVVVAAHLAPGFRNRVASERVEVF